In Oreochromis niloticus isolate F11D_XX linkage group LG5, O_niloticus_UMD_NMBU, whole genome shotgun sequence, a single window of DNA contains:
- the crocc gene encoding rootletin isoform X4: MERRQENGEQTEQPRRAVYQTGKRMFSLLKLQQTRHDRLEESVLSEEKRLTVRGPSPDAPPTCLPARVREIVTKNLSDNAGAMSSVMSLQEENRVLQGELARLEDLLAHSRADRDELAIKYGAISERLEQALRFETGDGDHDSPESRSLAQQNVDLRRRLDEEQAAYKRKLTAYQEGQQRQAQLVQKLQAKVLQYKKRCGDLEQALQEKSSELEKNSGHSETSNGRHQDEASSNLEDALIRLEEEQQRSSSLSAVNAMLREQLEQAGLANEALSQDIRRLTADWTKAREELEQKESDWRREEESFHSYFSSEHSRLLTLWRQVVGFKRHVCEMKSATERDLSDMRNELARTSHSAQVSWAGLCATLQSREGGAVLALEQEKGLRVQLEQQLRGRVAEMMSFQSRMDAERSELNVRLSDLVREGERLKGQIEERNREIVTLTRKLEEQSGSDETDMQMMRTHTETLLDTLRDIAQTVSADGESSSSEADQDNSGALIRDSFPRRPSSPTRPSSLSPLPEAALSALRSAVTNKTLQLQDVRSRLLSAQSSVQQLRKQLSESESAKRDAEQRSQTLQRERDAAQREREAAVRERDRVKQERDTLASEKVNLEKNVQAAQSSSQLLQMDCEKLQMTVASVQRERDHEREEKEAAVQERDRAKAETLRIQKQLDQSESRASAQRGELSAVRETHQQGEVQRQLLEQEKTQLSEALARAESKNTELSLLLNKLQSEDAALRDSLAKMGSMNEGLAQDKAALNTYILKLEEEKAVLQVQKRDAEQEKLTIRDELVRLEQDRLELDSARITLQQSLQDAELSRVGIEAELQSLRAERLMLQEKVTQLCGEVTSLGSELSLARGEGQRNEVALEEVGRSQAELARDKAALVVQLTASERENAMLSEELAAFRSERESLETSLFEVQQQLVQVETRREQLETENQTLRVRCETAAAELRRVRSDGEIALAQAEREKQTLSQTLNAAQLEAQQALRKASSEHQEEVERLVSEKEVVRHSLLMEHDVTLRKVRQEMEDQLSRAKREKEELQDEMRTLQHDRDQCLLQAETEKQQALSLKEAEKTVLSERVSSLQAELSAAALETERVAREAAHYKEQEQIRVGALTSEVLELRSQLEDAASARERELHSLQETCTDLRSRADIALKELEQCRAALSAAEESRDQLRRDLLETERRLNQTQDSAESYRREGTELRRGFSDVTKEREALSQSNTYLRETLRSAETERISVKRQCEEKEQKLSVLEENLSSTQKEVTELRSCLREVERSRLEARRELQELRRQLKVLDGEKEQKEREVAELQTRLSLEEQRDEERGKEVFTLKQKLAESETARESLKKELSVTQKRLLESESGWRSCERELTTQLQEARSCEKKLQDEAKNLSLRAQTAQDSAAHCSLQLSEAQGRLAATESELTRAEATRRDLEFRLSSLQSALTRTLGIGASGRGPRGRSPGGSSTSPGSMSRHHSVSPLRSSLSPPKEIRGSTPDNTLGSGAVSPERGDTPVPLPQSELDSETVRSGLRDFLQELRDAQKERDDVHCQLGAVQRELEELKVERDSALSRLTQLQYSMQEYQEGKRGLDERLTTTQILLQQQEEAVRRGDRERRALSDRVKDLERALQASETDKKHIQDQLNKQRATEIRLEVERKRLREALEAAEARATRVELGRRSLEGELQRLKLSLGDREAESQASQERHDSLVKQVTEGEARVALLQREVEMLSQALLKSQEGETLLREKITSFNQTIQEAAALQSSTQGRMAALQKTLSMAEQDRRLLQEQMDASRASLAEARRNTANLTERVQSLQSELTESELRREEVESELKSTQEALRQRSASLAEAQRSAQSAQTERAAVEERLRALQRAVAMLETEKKDAERQAARLEKDKNALRNTLDKVERQKLKSEEGTMRLSAEKSRLDRSLNTTEQELQEAQQQILMLQVSTLKEQLQQEMKRRQPSLPSSVVSAGNRDTA; encoded by the exons ATGGAGAGACGGCAGGAAAACGGTGAGCAGACCGAGCAGCCGAGGAGAGCTGTTTATCAGACAGGGAAGCGGATGTTTTCACTGCTAAAGCTGCAGCAAACACGACATGAT AGGCTGGAGGAGAGCGTTCTGTCTGAGGAGAAGAGGCTGACAGTCCGGGGTCCTTCACCTGATGCCCCCCCTACATGTCTGCCAGCACGAGTGCGAGAGATTGTGACAAAGAACCTCAGCGACAACG CAGGGGCCATGTCCTCGGTCATGTCCCTCCAGGAGGAGAACCGAGTACTGCAGGGGGAACTGGCGAGGTTGGAGGACCTGCTGGCACACAGCAGAGCCGACCGAGACGAGCTCGCCATCAAGTACGGTGCAATCAGTGAGAGG CTGGAGCAGGCGCTGCGTTTTGAAACAGGGGATGGGGACCACGATTCACCAGAGTCACGCAGCCTGGCTCAGCAGAATGTGGATTTGCGCAGAAGGCTGGACGAGGAACAGGCGGCCTACAAGCGCAAACTCACCGCATACCAGGAGGGGCAGCAGAGGCAGGCGCAGCTCGTGCAGAAGTTGCAGGCCAAG GTGCTTCAGTATAAAAAGAGGTGTGGTGATCTGGAGCAGGCGCTGCAGGAGAAGTCATCAGAGTTGGAGAAAAACAGT GGTCACAGCGAAACATCGAATGGTCGCCATCAAGATGAAGCAAGCAGCAACCTGGAGGATGCTTTAATCCGCCTGGAGGAAGAACAACAAAG GAGCAGCAGTCTGTCTGCAGTGAATGCAATGCTGAGAGAGCAGTTGGAGCAGGCTGGTTTGGCCAACGAGGCTCTCAGCCAGGACATCCGCAGGCTCACTGCTGATTGGACAAAAGCCAGAGAGGAGCTAGAGCAAAAGGAGTCTGACtggaggagagaagaagag TCTTTCCACAGctacttcagcagcgagcacaGCCGACTGCTGACACTGTGGCGACAAGTGGTCGGGTTCAAGAGGCATGTCTGCGAAATGAAGAGCGCCACTGAAAG GGACCTGTCAGATATGCGTAATGAGCTGGCTCGCACATCCCACTCTGCTCAGGTGTCCTGGGCCGGTCTGTGTGCCACGCTGCAAAGTCGGGAGGGAGGAGCAGTTCTGGCTCTGGAGCAGGAGAAAGGTCTCAGGGTTCAGCTGGAGCAGCAGCTGAGAGGTCGAGTGGCAGAGATGATGAGCTTTCAGAGTAGGATGGACGCAGAGAGAAGCGAGCTCAACGTCAG gttgtcaGATTTAGTGCGAGAAGGGGAGAGACTAAAGGGACAAATTGAAGAGCGCAACAGAGAAATTGTGACACTAACGAGGAAGCTCGAG GAGCAAAGCGGCAGTGATGAGACTGACATGCAGATGATGAGGACTCACACTGAGACGCTGTTAGACACACTGCGGGACATCGCTCAG ACGGTTTCAGCAGACGGAGAGTCGTCATCGTCAGAAGCGGATCAGGACAATTCTGGGGCTCTGATTCGTGACTCTTTCCCTCGAAGGCCGTCCTCTCCCACTCGACCCTCCTCGCTGTCTCCTCTCCCGGAGGCGGCGCTGTCTGCTCTCCGCTCTGCAGTCACAAACAAGACACTCCAGCTGCAG GATGTTCGAAGCCGTCTGCTCTCTGCTCAGTCGTCTGTGCAGCAGTTACGAAAACAGCTTTCCGAGTCCGAGTCGGCTAAAAGAGACGCAGAACAGAGAAGCCAAACTCTGCAGCGGGAGAGGGACGCcgctcagagagagagagaggccgcGGTGCGAGAACGGGACCGTGTGAAGCAGGAGAGAGACACGCTGGCCAG CGAGAAGGTGAACCTGGAGAAGAATGTGCAGGCGGCGCAGAGCAGCAGCCAGCTCCTGCAGATGGACTGCGAGAAGCTTCAGATGACCGTGGCGTCCGTGCAGCGAGAGCGAGACCACGAGAGGGAGGAGAAGGAGGCTGCCGTGCAGGAGAGAGACCGGGCAAAGGCAGAGACGCTGAGGAT ACAGAAGCAGTTGGATCAGAGTGAGAGTCGAGCCTCTGCTCAGCGAGGCGAGTTGTCTGCAGTGAGGGAGACTCACCAGCAGGGGGAGGTTCAGAGGCAGCTGCTGGAGCAAGAAAAAACTCAGCTGTCTGAGGCGCTGGCTCGG GCTGAGAGCAAAAACACGGAGCTCTCTCTGCTGCTTAACAAGCTCCAGTCTGAGGATGCAGCTCTCAGAGACTCTCTGGCAAAGATGGGCAGCATGAACGAGGGTCTGGCACAGGACAAAGCAGCCCTGAACACCTACATCCTCAAG CTCGAGGAGGAGAAAGCCGTCCTGCAGGTTCAGAAACGCGACGCTGAGCAGGAAAAGCTGACCATCAGAGATGAGCTGGTCCGGCTGGAGCAGGACAGGCTCGAGCTGGACTCCGCCCGCATCACTCTGCAGCAGTCGTTGCAGGACGCCGAGCTAAGCCGCGTGGGGATCGAGGCTGAGCTCCAGAGTCTCAGGGCTGAGAGACTTATGCTGCAGGAGAAAGTCACCCAG CTTTGTGGCGAGGTGACCTCTTTGGGTTCTGAGTTAAGTCTCGCTAGAGGAGAGGGCCAGAGGAACGAGGTGGCCTTGGAGGAGGTCGGCCGCAGTCAGGCAGAGCTGGCCCGGGACAAAGCGGCCCTCGTGGTTCAGCTGACAGCATCTGAGAGGGAGAACGCCATGCTGTCTGAGGAACTGGCTGCTTTCAG GTCGGAGCGCGAGTCCCTGGAGACCAGCCTGTTCGaagtgcagcagcagctcgTTCAGGTGGAAACTCGCAGAGAGCAGCtggagacagaaaaccaaaccCTCAGAGTCCGCTGTGAGACGGCTGCAG CTGAACTGAGGCGCGTTCGCTCAGACGGGGAGATTGCGTTGGCCCAGGCTGAGCGGGAGAAGCAGACTCTGAGTCAGACTTTAAATGCGGCACAGCTGGAGGCGCAGCAGGCCTTGCGCAAGGCCTCCTCTGAGCAtcaggaggaggtggagagactgGTGTCAGAAAAG GAAGTTGTGCGGCACAGCTTGCTGATGGAGCATGATGTCACGCTGAGAAAGGTCAGGCAGGAGATGGAGGATCAGCTCAGCagagcaaagagagaaaaagaggagcTGCAGGATGAAATGCGGACTCTGCAGCACGATAGAGATCAGTGTCTCCTCCAGGCTGAGACAGAGAAACAACAG GCTCTTTCTTTGAAGGAAGCAGAGAAGACGGTTTTGTCTGAGCGGGTTTCCAGTCTGCAGGCTGAACTGTCAGCTGCAGCCCTCGAGACCGAGCGAGTGGCCAGAGAAGCAGCTCATTACAAAGAGCAGGAACAG ATCAGAGTCGGCGCTCTGACCAGCGAGGTGCTGGAGCTTCGCTCTCAGCTGGAGGATGCAGCTTCCGCTCGTGAGAGGGAGCTCCACAGTCTACAAGAGACCTGTACTGATCTCCGCTCGCGTGCTGACATCGCTCTCAAAGAG CTGGAGCAGTGCAGAGCCGCCCTCTCAGCCGCCGAGGAGAGCCGAGACCAGCTGAGGCGGGACTTGTTGGAGACTGAACGCCGCCTGAACCAAACTCAGGACTCAGCAGAGAGCTACAGGAGAGAGGGCACAGAGCTGCGCCGTGGCTTCAGTGATGTCACCAAGGAGAGAGAGGCTCTCAGCCAATCAAATACTTACCTGAGAGAAACTCTGCGAAGTGCAGAAACTGAAAGGATCAG TGTGAAGCGACAATGTGAGGAGAAGGAGCAAAAGCTGTCTGTGCTGGAGGAGAATTTGTCTTCCACTCAGAAGGAGGTGACAGAGCTGCGGAGCTGCCTGAGAGAAGTTGAGAGGTCACGACTGGAGGCTCGGCGAGAGCTGCAGGAGCTCCGCAGACAG CTGAAGGTCCTGGATGGAGAGAAGGagcagaaagagagggaggtgGCAGAGCTGCAGACTCGCCTGTCGCTGGAGGAGCAAAGAGACgaggagagaggaaaagaggtTTTCACCCTCAAACAGAAGCTGGCTGAAAGCGAAACAGCCAGAGAGTCCCTCAAGAAAGAA CTTTCCGTGACTCAGAAGCGTCTGCTTGAGTCTGAGTCGGGCTGGCGCAGCTGCGAGAGAGAGCTGACCACTCAGCTGCAGGAGGCTCGGAGCTGCGAGAAGAAGCTCCAGGACGAAGCTAAGAACTTGTCCCTGCGCGCTCAGACAGCCCAGGACTCCGCCGCTCACTGCAGCCTGCAGCTGAGCGAGGCGCAGGGCCGGCTCGCCGCCACCGAGTCGGAGCTGACCCGAGCCGAAGCCACGAGGAGGGACCTGGAGTTTCGTCTGAGCAGCCTCCAGTCGGCGCTGACGCGGACGCTGGGCATTGGAGCGAGTGGCAGAGGACCCAGGGGGAGGAGCCCAGGAGGGAGCTCCACATCACCTGGCAGCATGTCACGCCACCACAGCGTCTCACCTCTGCGCTCCTCGCTGTCGCCTCCTAAAG AAATTCGAGGAAGCACCCCTGACAACACTTTAGGCTCAGGCGCAGTATCTCCTGAGAGAGGGGATACACCGGTGCCTCTTCCTCAGTCAGAGCTGGACTCCGAGACTGTGCGAAGCGGTCTCAGAGACTTCCTCCAAGAGCTGCGTGATGCACAGAAAGAGAGG GATGATGTCCATTGCCAGCTGGGGGCCGTGCAGCGGGAGCTGGAGGAGCTGAAGGTGGAACGGGACTCTGCTCTGAGTCGACTCACTCAGCTGCAGTACTCCATGCAGGAGTACCAAGAAG GGAAGCGTGGACTGGATGAGCGCCTCACCACCACCCAGATTTTGCTCCAGCAGCAAGAGGAGGCGGTGaggagaggagacagagagcGACGAGCTCTCAGCGACCGGGTGAAGGATTTAGAGCGAGCGCTGCAGGCCTCTGAGACGGATAAGAAGCACATACAG GATCAGTTAAATAAGCAGCGTGCTACCGAGATCCGTCTGGAGGTGGAGAGGAAGCGCCTGCGGGAGGCGCTAGAGGCAGCTGAAGCTCGAGCCACCAGGGTGGAGCTGGGAAGGCGCAGTCTGGAGGGGGAGCTGCAGAGACTCAAGCTGAGCCTGGGAGACCGAGAGGCTGAGAGTCAGGCCTCCCAGGAGCGCCACGACTCTCTCGTCAAACAG GTTACTGAAGGAGAAGCCCGCGTGGCTCTGCTGCAGAGAGAGGTGGAGATGCTGAGCCAGGCTCTGCTCAAATCTCAGGAAGGTGAAACTTTACTCAGAGAAAAAATCACTTCTTTCAACCAGACGATCCAGGAGGCGGCGGCCCTTCAGAGCAGCACGCAGGGTCGTATGGCTGCCCTCCAGAAGACGCTCAGCATGGCTGAACAGGACAGAAGGCTCCTgcag GAACAAATGGATGCATCCCGAGCTTCATTAGCTGAGGCGAGGAGAAACACGGCCAACCTCACTGAGCGCGTGCAGAGCCTGCAGAGCGAGCTGACCGAGAGTGAGCTGCGGCGAGAAGAAGTAGAGTCTGAGCTGAAGAGCACTCAGGAG GCTCTGCGTCAGCGCTCAGCCAGTCTTGCGGAGGCTCAGCGCAGCGCCCAGTCGGCTCAGACAGAACGGGCCGCTGTAGAGGAGCGGCTACGTGCGCTGCAAAGAGCAGTCGCCATGCTGGAGACGGAGAAAAAAGATGCAGAGAGGCAGGCTGCGAGGCTGGAGAAAGACAAGAACGCACTGAGGAACACACTGGACAAG GTTGAACGTCAGAAGCTGAAGTCTGAGGAGGGCACGATGCGGCTGTCTGCAGAGAAGAGTCGCCTGGATCGCTCTCTGAACACAACCGAGCAGGAGCTGCAGGAAGCACAGCAGCAGATACTGATGCTGCAG